The Eremothecium gossypii ATCC 10895 chromosome IV, complete sequence genome contains a region encoding:
- the GEP3 gene encoding Gep3p (Syntenic homolog of Saccharomyces cerevisiae YOR205C (GEP3)) yields MLRRSLSVVFGRRTIACKSCGIELQNKIKDGPGYFVTPQKAIRPAAKQLELAKQLLYGERLRIEKQLTGPDRNTLEKWKELVPPSCKRCMDALHHNRYDTAEFPEHTLEDVGKGVPRDAVVYHIAPLWQFPMGLDRRVLQSSKKVCVLFSKIDMVVQRPSHMPQDVGAFFQSLLYHDLHVKITNFRFFSALKQWNIQTVRNALSKESYLLGGPNAGKSSLINALMRTVVYESRRLVSSKQSSATPADLPPKAHLDIHSAGVSTIPNFTRQPQQYDIKGKIIHDVPGYRTSKSHTFDFNSMIQKDYLLRLRKSDSKTYLTKKYTSINGTESGRCYTVGGLFYYVPPAQTINQVTRYMPGDPQKFQSIDKGLEVVRDVYSDRWDKETGSHPLAEYIHVNPALGDKNSFVRHVIPPFQGTIEIVMRDVGYLRVVATGSFKFLGLHEIWVPKGIEVSVREPLTDVFRTTIEAYRDSGSVANVAQMIIKRPYISSTYPMAHNETDPLAKMREMYLERTASNLSARRLMNRDPLELISQKQKERVNLYWHYCW; encoded by the coding sequence ATGTTAAGACGATCGTTAAGTGTCGTATTTGGTCGTAGGACCATTGCCTGCAAGTCTTGCGGGATTGAACTACAAAACAAGATCAAAGATGGGCCGGGGTATTTCGTCACTCCGCAGAAGGCAATTCGACCAGCCGCAAAGCAGCTCGAGCTGGCAAAGCAGCTGTTATATGGGGAGCGTCTAAGAATAGAGAAGCAGCTGACAGGGCCCGATCGTAACACTCTGGAGAAGTGGAAAGAGCTAGTCCCTCCGAGCTGTAAACGATGCATGGATGCGCTTCATCACAACCGGTACGACACCGCCGAGTTTCCGGAGCACACGCTCGAGGATGTGGGAAAAGGGGTTCCGCGCGATGCAGTGGTATACCATATTGCGCCACTGTGGCAATTTCCGATGGGACTGGATCGGCGCGTGCTGCAGAGCTCAAAGAAGGTTTGTGTGCTATTCTCGAAGATCGATATGGTGGTGCAGAGACCGTCGCACATGCCGCAGGACGTAGGTGCATTTTTTCAGAGCTTGCTTTATCATGACCTGCATGTCAAGATCACGAACTTCCGCTTCTTTTCTGCGCTGAAGCAATGGAACATCCAGACGGTGCGGAACGCTCTGAGTAAAGAAAGTTACTTACTTGGCGGGCCAAACGCGGGCAAGTCGTCATTGATCAATGCCCTGATGAGGACTGTTGTTTACGAAAGTCGGCGTCTCGTATCCTCAAAGCAGTCCTCTGCGACCCCTGCCGACCTGCCTCCAAAAGCGCATTTGGACATCCATTCTGCGGGTGTGAGCACAATACCGAACTTCACTCGCCAACCCCAGCAATACGATATAAAGGGCAAGATCATCCACGATGTGCCAGGCTACCGCACATCAAAGTCCCATACTTTCGATTTTAATAGCATGATACAGAAAGATTACCTGCTTCGTCTGCGAAAATCTGACTCGAAAACATATTTGACTAAGAAGTACACTTCAATCAATGGCACTGAATCTGGACGCTGCTACACGGTGGGGGGGCTATTCTATTATGTACCTCCCGCGCAGACCATAAACCAGGTCACTAGATATATGCCTGGAGATCCGCAAAAATTCCAGAGTATTGATAAAGGCCTTGAGGTTGTCAGAGATGTCTACTCTGACCGTTGGGATAAAGAAACAGGCTCGCACCCTCTTGCAGAATACATACACGTGAATCCGGCACTAGGCGACAAAAATTCATTTGTTCGGCATGTTATACCTCCATTTCAAGGCACAATAGAAATTGTAATGAGAGACGTTGGCTACCTGCGAGTGGTCGCAACGGGTAGTTTCAAATTCTTAGGTCTCCACGAGATCTGGGTGCCTAAAGGTATTGAAGTTTCTGTCCGAGAGCCTTTAACGGATGTGTTCAGGACGACCATTGAAGCTTATCGTGACTCCGGATCGGTTGCCAACGTGGCTCAAATGATCATAAAGAGGCCTTACATCTCGAGCACTTACCCAATGGCCCACAACGAAACAGATCCGCTTGCTAAGATGCGCGAAATGTATTTGGAAAGAACGGCTTCGAATCTTTCTGCGCGTAGACTTATGAATAGAGATCCACTAGAACTTATTTCTCAGAAGCAAAAAGAACGAGTAAACCTTTATTGGCATTATTGCTGGTGA
- the EAR1 gene encoding Ear1p (Syntenic homolog of Saccharomyces cerevisiae YMR171C (EAR1)) — translation MFNIAIWFLVRGARGMPVTLQRVARRSATVFPDDNELDMDFVLFTFSLVFMLLCYGMMVLIYLGLRYVVRRCFTRRIALSSSDSSRANSGDVPTVLDDELEVRHKLAQLSPEEQFYYKQGEEFIKQNPPALMPYQTVAGGGSHGEPADVFDPVINDQTLRYIEEEGAQAWEFQPSPSLPPDFVKVENRTELTFMNSNSDVSVATNLPIPLANKVYYFECKIFELCDRLGRPVSHLSENQIVSFGLATSPYPYFRLPGRHHHSVAYDSNGARRLNNSFKLPQELSSLFPRCEKGDVIGIGYRTRSGTVFFTRNGKKLNEKRIGGHIKGWKIKYLYPIVGANVPCKIHVNFGTYGFVYIEANVKKWGYAKLNGMKLPPPAYEDYDRDVLLESSYEDEVSEGETNSFVEHLHDGHLLPPPPGFEFSTTPTSNCDQFTLNTLPTEPPGYMSDVNAGSKHNGRGVGRSENVQSDAPNAELLNANTFANQFINDSSPKR, via the coding sequence ATGTTCAATATCGCAATTTGGTTTTTGGTGCGAGGGGCACGCGGCATGCCTGTTACGTTGCAAAGGGTGGCCCGTCGGTCTGCGACTGTGTTCCCCGATGACAACGAGTTGGACATGGATTTTGTTCTTTTTACGTTTAGCTTGGTATTCATGCTTCTATGCTACGGGATGATGGTGCTGATATACCTTGGACTGCGGTATGTGGTGCGGCGATGCTTCACACGCCGCATTGcgctcagcagcagcgacagcaGCCGAGCTAACAGTGGGGATGTTCCTACAGTTCTAGATGACGAGCTCGAGGTGCGCCACAAGCTTGCACAGTTATCGCCAGAAGAGCAGTTCTACTACAAACAGGGGGAGGAGTTTATCAAGCAAAATCCACCAGCACTCATGCCATATCAGACCGTTGCGGGCGGCGGTAGCCATGGCGAACCTGCAGATGTGTTCGATCCTGTGATCAATGACCAGACGCTCCGGTACATTGAGGAGGAGGGCGCGCAAGCATGGGAGTTTCAGCCGTCCCCTAGCCTTCCGCCCGACTTTGTGAAGGTGGAAAACCGCACGGAGCTCACCTTCATGAACTCCAATTCCGACGTTAGTGTTGCGACAAACCTTCCCATCCCGCTTGCAAACAAGGTATACTACTTCGAGTGCAAGATCTTCGAACTCTGTGACAGGCTTGGCCGCCCGGTCAGCCATCTCTCAGAAAACCAAATAGTTTCCTTTGGTCTTGCTACATCGCCGTATCCCTATTTTAGGCTTCCCGGCAGACACCATCACTCAGTTGCATATGACTCTAATGGAGCACGTAGGTTAAACAACTCGTTTAAGCTCCCGCAGGAACTCTCTTCACTATTCCCCCGCTGCGAAAAGGGCGACGTCATCGGGATTGGCTACAGAACTCGGAGCGGCACAGTTTTCTTCACGCGCAATGGCAAGAAGTTAAATGAGAAACGCATTGGTGGCCACATAAAGGGCTGGAAAATTAAGTATCTTTACCCGATTGTTGGTGCGAATGTCCCATGCAAGATACACGTTAATTTCGGGACCTACGGATTCGTCTACATTGAAGCAAACGTAAAGAAATGGGGATATGCAAAGCTGAACGGCATGAAGCTGCCTCCACCAGCCTACGAAGACTATGACCGAGATGTATTGTTAGAAAGCAGTTATGAAGATGAAGTATCCGAGGGTGAAACGAATAGTTTTGTGGAACACCTTCACGATGGCCATCTTCTACCACCGCCACCGGGGTTCGAATTTAGTACTACCCCAACTTCGAACTGCGACCAGTTTACATTGAACACCCTACCTACAGAACCACCCGGTTACATGTCAGATGTAAATGCCGGATCCAAACATAACGGTCGTGGTGTTGGCCGCTCCGAAAATGTGCAATCTGATGCTCCTAATGCTGAACTTCTAAACGCAAATACATTCGCAAATCAATTTATCAACGATTCATCACCGAAAAGGTAA
- the NOC2 gene encoding mRNA-binding ribosome synthesis protein NOC2 (Syntenic homolog of Saccharomyces cerevisiae YOR206W (NOC2)) produces MGKVSKATKKFQSKHLKHTLDHRKQLKQHNQKIKGRRGNKSEDEKRALALSKEEQKIKKSTKEEVFKDMSVEKFFEGGFELPKADKKLKQAAQKPDDDGDESSEEEDMEQNMAELAEKDPDFYKYLQENDKELLGFGASNPLDAMSDDEDEEGQSTRGNDDAEEGDEKVVVSYKLVSQWRKGLAENPTPKLIRNVCSAFKAAVNANQDAAADLYKFAVTDEKAFHELMFVALKDIPQAVQKLAAYKVNKGVRTLPSNSTVSRLSSIMKSHAGSLLTLLHDITNTDTAVLVLHSTDQLMPYFLSYRKVLKDIVSAIVEVWSTTQDVETQAAAFAFITNAAREFKKSLLELVLKTTYSSFIKFCRKTNVHTMHLINFQKNSAAALFGIDATVSYNIGFEYIRQLAIHLRNSINATTKKTAKSSPADAYKIVYNWQFCHSLDFWSRVLALQCSPENDRTQDSPLRQLIYPLVQVTLGTLRLIPTAQFFPLRFYLTRSLLRISQHTGVYIPIYPLLSEILSSTAFTKAAKKSTLTAFDFDHNIKCNKAYLGTKIYQNGLIEQFVELLAEFYVIYAKNISFPELISPAVVALRRYIKSSKNMKFNKMLSVVIEKLNQNADFILDKRAGVDFGPKNKAEVDRFLADLPLDATPLGKYVSVQREIKEERARIMRESLEEDDKKSDDEGDLSIPDAPSSEED; encoded by the coding sequence ATGGGGAAAGTGTCCAAGGCTACTAAGAAGTTCCAGAGTAAACACCTGAAGCATACTCTGGACCATAGAAAGCAACTGAAGCAACACAACCAAAAGATAAAGGGCCGCAGAGGAAATAAGAGTGAAGATGAGAAGCGGGCGCTGGCATTGAGCAAGGAGGAGCAGAAAATCAAGAAGTCGACAAAGGAGGAGGTATTTAAAGATATGAGCGTGGAAAAGTTCTTTGAGGGTGGATTTGAGCTGCCAAAGGCCGACAAGAAGCTCAAGCAGGCGGCGCAGAAGCCGGATGACGACGGCGACGAGTCTtccgaggaggaggacatGGAGCAGAACATGGCGGAGCTTGCGGAGAAGGATCCGGACTTCTACAAGTATCTGCAAGAGAACGATAAGGAGCTACTTGGGTTCGGCGCTAGTAATCCTCTGGATGCAATGTCAGACGACGAAGATGAGGAGGGCCAGTCGACACGCGGGAACGACGATGCCGAGGAGGGCGATGAGAAGGTTGTGGTATCTTATAAGTTGGTGAGCCAGTGGAGAAAGGGCCTTGCTGAAAATCCGACTCCCAAGTTGATCCGGAACGTGTGTTCCGCGTTCAAGGCGGCGGTCAATGCGAACCAggatgcagcagcagatcTGTACAAATTCGCCGTAACCGACGAAAAGGCGTTCCACGAGCTGATGTTTGTTGCGCTGAAGGACATCCCGCAGGCGGTGCAGAAATTAGCTGCTTACAAGGTGAACAAGGGCGTGCGGACACTTCCTTCCAATAGCACCGTGAGCCGTCTGTCCTCAATTATGAAATCACATGCGGGATCGCTGCTCACGCTGCTCCATGACATTACGAACACAGATACTGCTGTTCTGGTGCTACACTCTACGGACCAGCTCATGCCCTATTTCTTGTCATACCGGAAGGTGCTAAAGGATATTGTGAGCGCCATCGTGGAGGTATGGTCCACCACCCAGGACGTTGAAACACAGGCAGCTGCTTTTGCATTCATCACCAATGCCGCGCGGGAATTCAAGAAGTCATTGCTGGAGCTAGTGCTGAAAACCACGTACTCCTCCTTCATAAAATTCTGCCGTAAAACCAACGTCCACACTATGCATTTAATCAATTTCCAGAAGAACTCTGCAGCTGCGCTATTCGGTATTGATGCTACCGTCAGCTACAACATTGGTTTTGAGTACATCAGACAACTCGCAATCCATTTGAGGAACTCCATCAATGCTACTACTAAGAAGACCGCGAAGTCGTCTCCCGCAGACGCTTACAAGATCGTGTACAACTGGCAATTCTGCCACTCGCTAGACTTCTGGTCGCGTGTCCTGGCCTTGCAATGCTCTCCTGAAAACGATCGCACTCAGGACTCCCCATTGAGACAGCTGATCTACCCGTTGGTACAAGTGACACTTGGAACGCTGCGCTTGATCCCAACTGCACAATTCTTCCCTCTCCGCTTTTACTTGACCCGGTCGCTGCTCAGAATTTCTCAGCACACAGGCGTCTACATTCCAATCTACCCTCTTCTTTCGGAGATCCTATCCTCCACGGCCTTCACCAAAGCCGCCAAGAAGTCTACCCTTACTGCCTTTGACTTCGACCATAACATCAAATGCAACAAGGCCTACTTGGGCACCAAGATCTACCAGAATGGTCTAATCGAGCAGTTTGTCGAACTACTCGCGGAATTCTACGTCATATACGCCAAGAATATCTCGTTCCCAGAGCTGATCAGTCCTGCCGTCGTAGCGCTGCGCCGCTACATCAAGTCATCCAAGAATATGAAGTTCAACAAGATGTTGTCTGTGGTGATCGAGAAACTGAACCAGAACGCCGACTTTATCTTGGACAAGCGTGCTGGTGTTGATTTCGGTCCAAAGAACAAGGCTGAGGTCGACAGATTCCTAGCAGATCTTCCTTTGGACGCTACTCCATTGGGCAAGTATGTGTCTGTGCAACGTGAAATCAAGGAAGAGCGCGCAAGGATCATGAGGGAATCCTTGGAAGAGGATGACAAGAAGTCCGACGATGAAGGTGACCTGTCTATTCCAGATGCGCCTTCCTCTGAGGAGGATTAG
- the MEI5 gene encoding Mei5p (Syntenic homolog of Saccharomyces cerevisiae YPL121C (MEI5)), with protein sequence MSDSAGLHGSTAMQDPDSTLVEERLAATPKVINKVSKKGFKPPFSVKLKRGAICRDGAGTDLGEELRLRERALDAELRQRATQETLLRRAVKIAESYEQLRQNDSLIEKWRGVCQAAMAYILNSMMLKIGRMGGYKEFKRKEVERMKRQVEYQTNDGVEDQIAELLESDEFLRLPLDEQEEIRERMQERREEAERARERELAKLDAELAATEGEEMTMEELATRLKVDYNMVYPP encoded by the coding sequence ATGTCTGATTCGGCTGGTTTGCATGGGAGTACCGCGATGCAAGATCCAGATAGCACTTTAGTCGAGGAAAGGTTGGCGGCTACGCCAAAAGTTATCAACAAGGTCAGCAAGAAAGGTTTCAAGCCCCCTTTCAGTGTTAAGTTAAAGAGGGGAGCTATCTGCCGAGATGGCGCAGGTACTGATTTGGGAGAAGAGCTGCGTCTTCGGGAGCGCGCCCTTGACGCAGAGTTACGGCAACGCGCGACGCAGGAGACGTTGCTGAGGCGCGCAGTAAAGATAGCCGAGTCGTACGAGCAATTGAGGCAGAATGACAGTTTAATTGAAAAGTGGCGCGGGGTATGTCAGGCAGCCATGGCGTACATCCTTAACTCGATGATGTTGAAGATCGGGAGGATGGGCGGCTACAAAGAGTTCAAACGTAAAGAGGTGGAGCGCATGAAAAGACAGGTGGAATACCAGACTAATGACGGCGTGGAAGACCAGATTGCAGAACTGCTTGAAAGCGACGAGTTTTTGCGGCTGCCGTTGGATGAGCAGGAAGAAATACGGGAGCGTATGCAAGAGCGGCGCGAAGAGGCCGAGAGAGCAAGAGAACGGGAGCTAGCGAAGCTGGATGCGGAGCTAGCAGCTACCGAAGGCGAGGAGATGACCATGGAGGAGCTGGCCACTCGACTAAAAGTCGACTACAATATGGTGTATCCACCATGA
- the HUL5 gene encoding ubiquitin-ubiquitin ligase HUL5 (Syntenic homolog of Saccharomyces cerevisiae YGL141W (HUL5)): MLNFSGSTKRRNVNLGSSKKINKSELIEKARLERERRAQEKRIQESTLCIQRCARRWTARRRVLGSLDGVAAREYGTQILVAFGAGILHYARGDAVAAVVEACSVDSATAYWRCTELLEQVARGGETGLVRQLLDKLNAAGARPLTDAGAAPGGRLQRIERLVGARLRVLEAMRGELTRRDMNALLAVVPSGGEMRGDEAVQWAALYGVEQARVRVRANLLCYLRELAQRLSPEVVLQQGPCSVDTIYYLTYLFAERLGRDPDAIYAVLCACIDQHKSFEFDSGSFFFQYVEGIYSYRTASLLAGYLRTHSVPTASQYAKVFLDRAPSPRQAEVLLLGIVADADAMQRLVQECKTSGAVTSASFSLLTECLDIYLSYVNDTVLLGPKSNFPLEDLVVFCNLVRDAISQALRAEHDYEVNKMRRALSLLQKLYIRDRRTNFLSAAKGDDFWVIADTTVKNCDITSLLLYFDEFYREQLDLFLAQGRARHEVPSGDLVAWENDIKVKFFSEKSSKHASWGSLALRKFELVLRAPFLLPFRERVAYFETLIHHDRRRLQGRHTGPALRLPDLYFPSSRRQRAIISRNNILEDAYEAYNPLGEDFKDQLAVTFINEFGPEAGIDGGGITKEFLTSVSDEGFNKDKYRLFKANSVYELYPSDAATSPQQLQYLHFLGKVLGKCLYEKVLIDVHFADFFLHKLLSTSKNMACSFDNLPSFDRELYDNLNKLFDMSTAELQLLDLRMEIVDENTMKIVELVPGGSQIPVTTTNVRQYALAVASYRMNSQLARATFYFQTGMAVIIPPHWIAIFSSSELSKLISGGGRDIDLADLRANVTYGGYVESDPTIQHLWQLLLEFTPEQRCKFIKFATSVPRAPLLGFQMLNPKFGIRNAGTDYNRLPTASTCVNLLKLPDYQDKDLLREKLLYAINSEARFDLS; the protein is encoded by the coding sequence ATGCTGAACTTCTCGGGGAGCACCAAGCGGCGGAATGTGAATCTGGGGTCTTCAAAGAAGATTAACAAGAGCGAGTTGATAGAGAAGGCGCGGTTGGAGCGGGAGAGGCGAGCACAGGAAAAAAGGATACAAGAGTCAACGCTGTGCATCCAGAGGTGTGCCAGAAGGTGGACGGCGCGGAGGAGGGTGCTGGGATCGCTGGATGGCGTAGCGGCGAGAGAATACGGGACTCAGATACTGGTAGCGTTTGGCGCGGGGATCCTGCATTATGCGCGCGGCGATGCCGTGGCTGCGGTGGTGGAAGCATGCTCGGTGGACAGCGCGACGGCGTACTGGAGGTGCACGGAACTGCTGGAACAAgtggcgcgcggcggggaGACGGGGCTGGTGCGGCAACTGCTGGACAAGCTGAACGCGGCTGGGGCACGGCCGCTGACGGACGCCGGGGCGGCGCCCGGTGGGCGGCTGCAGCGCATCGAGAGGCTGGTGGGCGCCCGGCTGCGCGTACTGGAGGCTATGCGCGGGGAGCTGACGCGCCGGGACATGAACGCGCTCCTGGCAGTGGTACCCAGCGGCGGGGAGATGCGCGGGGACGAGGCGGTGCAGTGGGCTGCGCTGTACGGCGTTGAGCAGGCGCGTGTGCGCGTGCGTGCGAACCTACTGTGCTATCTGCGggagctcgcgcagcggctCTCGCCCGAGGTTGTGCTTCAGCAGGGGCCATGTTCGGTGGACACCATCTACTACCTGACATACTTGTTTGCGGAGCGGCTGGGGCGCGACCCGGACGCGATCTATGCGGTGCTGTGCGCGTGCATCGACCAGCACAAGAGCTTCGAATTCGATAGCGGGAGCTTCTTCTTTCAGTACGTCGAAGGCATCTACTCGTACAGGACTGCGAGCCTTCTTGCGGGCTATCTGCGGACGCACTCCGTGCCGACGGCCAGCCAGTACGCCAAGGTCTTCCTAGACCGCGCGCCCTCGCCACGTCAGGCCgaggtgctgctgctgggcaTAGTTGCGGATGCCGACGCCATGCAGCGGCTAGTGCAGGAGTGCAAAACGAGTGGAGCCGTGACATCTGCGAGCTTCTCGCTTCTCACAGAGTGCCTCGACATATACCTGTCGTATGTGAACGATACCGTTTTGCTGGGGCCCAAGAGCAACTTCCCGCTTGAAGATCTCGTGGTGTTTTGCAACTTGGTGCGTGACGCGATATCTCAGGCTTTGCGTGCTGAGCATGATTATGAGGTGAACAAGATGCGCCGCGCGCTCTCCTTACTCCAAAAGCTGTATATTAGGGATAGAAGGACCAATTTCCTCTCCGCGGCCAAGGGGGACGACTTCTGGGTCATTGCGGATACCACGGTGAAAAACTGCGACATTACATCTCTCCTTCTTTACTTTGATGAGTTCTACAGAGAACAGTTGGATTTGTTCCTGGCGCAGGGCCGTGCTCGGCACGAGGTCCCCAGCGGCGATCTCGTAGCGTGGGAAAACGATATAAAAGTAAAGTTCTTTAGCGAGAAGTCATCGAAGCACGCTTCGTGGGGTTCCCTTGCCCTGCGGAAATTCGAACTCGTACTGCGCGCTCCGTTTCTGTTGCCCTTTCGCGAGCGGGTCGCCTACTTTGAAACGCTGATACACCACGACCGACGGCGGTTGCAGGGACGCCACACAGGACCAGCCTTGCGCCTGCCCGACCTGTACTTCCCGTCgtcgcggcggcagcgtgCGATTATCTCCAGGAACAACATCCTGGAAGATGCATACGAGGCGTATAATCCGCTGGGCGAGGACTTTAAGGACCAGCTGGCTGTGACTTTCATCAACGAGTTTGGGCCAGAGGCCGGCAtcgacggcggcggcatTACCAAGGAATTCCTGACCAGCGTCAGCGACGAGGGTTTCAACAAGGACAAGTACCGCCTTTTCAAGGCAAACAGTGTGTACGAACTATACCCTTCAGATGCCGCCACATCGccccagcagctccagTACCTGCATTTTCTTGGCAAGGTATTGGGAAAGTGTCTATACGAGAAGGTGCTCATCGACGTGCATTTCGCGGACTTCTTCCTGCATAAGCTGCTCAGCACCTCCAAGAACATGGCCTGCTCGTTCGACAACCTGCCCTCCTTCGACCGGGAGCTGTATGACAATCTCAACAAACTCTTCGACATGTCCACGGCGGaactgcagctgctcgatCTCCGCATGGAGATCGTCGACGAAAACACCATGAAGATCGTCGAGCTCGTACCCGGCGGCTCCCAGATACCAGTCACCACCACCAATGTCCGCCAGTACGCACTTGCCGTCGCCAGCTACAGGATGAACTCTCAGCTCGCCCGCGCCACCTTCTACTTCCAGACCGGCATGGCCGTCATCATCCCCCCGCATTGGATAGCCATATTCTCCAGTAGCGAGCTCAGCAAGCTCATTTCCGGTGGCGGCCGCGACATAGACCTCGCTGACCTTCGCGCAAACGTCACATACGGCGGCTATGTCGAGTCCGACCCCACCATCCAGCATCTCTGGCAGTTGCTCCTGGAGTTCACCCCCGAGCAACGCTGTAAATTCATCAAGTTTGCCACTTCTGTGCCCCGCGCCCCGCTCCTTGGCTTCCAGATGCTCAACCCTAAGTTTGGCATCCGCAACGCTGGTACCGACTATAACCGTTTGCCTACCGCATCCACCTGCGTCAATTTGCTCAAACTGCCAGACTACCAAGACAAAGACCTCCTACGGGAAAAGCTACTATACGCAATCAACTCAGAGGCCCGCTTCGACCTCTCATAG